The genomic segment GGTTGTGGCTCTGGTTTTCTATCCGGACGAGACACAATTGGTGATGCTTGGGAAGGAGCTTGTGGACCGGAACCGAGTCCCTGTCTTTTGGCTTCCTCACGAATGAGTTCATTCAAATCCTTTTTTTTGTCCGAAGCAGGAGAAGTTGTTTTCGCTTCTGCGCTTTGAGGACTTGCACCGGATTCTTTTTTCTCATCTGCAGGTGCCGCTTTTTTCTTGATGACAAGTTTTTTCTTGGTTTTGTCACCACTGGCTCCCTGCTGGAGGGTTTCTTTAATCGATTTTTGCTCTTCCATAGTATGCCTTAAAACTTAACCCTCTTCTACCCATTCGATAGATTCACGAAGCAGACGCAAAATTTGTTCTGCTGTTGTTTTCCCGATTCCGGAAATTTTCGAAAGTTCCTCTTGGCTGAACTCGAGAAGGGTTTCCACGTTTTTGATCCCGCCGGCTTCGAGAAGACCAACGATCCTTGGAGTGAGTCCAGGAACTTCGGATAACGGAGTGTATCCGGAATCCTCTTCTTCCTCGTCTGCACTTTCACCATATTGGTCATCTGACTCTTCCATTGCTTCTTGTTGTGCATTGAAGAGCCGATCCAGTTTTTCACGAGCTTCTGGAGAAGCGAGTTCTTGGTTGTATTGGGATACAGTTTTGATATCGATTTTGAAACCGGAAAGTTGAGATACCAATTTTACATTGGATCCGTTGATTCCGATGGCAAGAGAAAGAGATTCATCTGGAACGATGACAAGAGCATCTCCTCTTTTTCTATCCACATGCACTTCCACTGGTTTAGCAGGAGAAATGGCATTGGCAATGAATACACTTGGTTCATCTGAGTGAAGGACAATATCGATCCTTTCGTTTCCAAGTTCGCGAACGATGGCTTGGATTCGAACCCCTTTCATTCCCACACAAGCTCCCACAGGATCTACATCAGACTTACTAGTGGTAACAACCACCTTAGTTCTGTAAGATGGAATGCGGGCTACATCTCGGATTTCAACGATGCCATCATACACTTCGGGAATTTCCATCTCGAAGAGTTTTTTGACAAAGTCACCAGAAGCACGAGAGAGTGTGATGACAGGCATTGGTTCGCGAGGGCGAAGTTCAACCCTTGAAATG from the Leptospira congkakensis genome contains:
- the nusA gene encoding transcription termination factor NusA — its product is MATKQATKETGLFEAIQQFCQDKSLDRELVLGVIRDSLLAAYRKKVGLEAETDDRCQVDFGSDNKNEIIISVLRDVVEDKTTNPLEVSLEEAIKLDPSAQVGTQMRVFEKPQDLSRVLSSQAKQMVFQRLRDMEKELLYQEYKSKEGELTHGYFQRWKKDIMSIDLGKVEGIMLKKDQNPGEKYRQGDRLKAIISRVELRPREPMPVITLSRASGDFVKKLFEMEIPEVYDGIVEIRDVARIPSYRTKVVVTTSKSDVDPVGACVGMKGVRIQAIVRELGNERIDIVLHSDEPSVFIANAISPAKPVEVHVDRKRGDALVIVPDESLSLAIGINGSNVKLVSQLSGFKIDIKTVSQYNQELASPEAREKLDRLFNAQQEAMEESDDQYGESADEEEEDSGYTPLSEVPGLTPRIVGLLEAGGIKNVETLLEFSQEELSKISGIGKTTAEQILRLLRESIEWVEEG